The following are encoded together in the Osmerus eperlanus chromosome 18, fOsmEpe2.1, whole genome shotgun sequence genome:
- the atg10 gene encoding ubiquitin-like-conjugating enzyme ATG10 isoform X1 — protein MNVSTEMSGCFLDEEKFHICCKDLLQHSDTVRDGWTWVQGQSTENGYLKKNTLGPGRVGCITDQDKEERGAGTAPSHLTATLTRQVPPDSEGQQMLTAKVTFDDDDDEDDDVIDDNEDEELTCSSVSEGSNQVVQYEYHILYSCSYQTPVLYFRASTLDGRSLSLEEVWNGVHPNYRIRLQNSPWDSITQQEHPLLGQPFFMLHPCKTEEFMRPVMQAALEEHRQVNYVVTWLSVVGPVVGLDIPLSYSTQVLPPSPLQPAQGARQT, from the exons ATGAACGTATCAACAGAAATGAGCGGATGTTTTCTGGATGAGGAGAAGTTTCACATTTGCTGCAAGGACCTTCTACAGCATTCCGACACCGTCAGAGACGGTTGGACTTGGGTGCAGGGACAG AGCACGGAGAATGGCTACCTCAAGAAGAATACCCTGGGGCCTGGGAGAGTGGGCTGCATCACGGACCAGGataaggaagagaggggagcaggaacAGCCCCAAGCCATCTTACAGCCACGCTGACCAGGCAGGTTCCACCGGACTCTGAGGGACAGCAG ATGTTAACTGCTAAGGTGActtttgatgatgatgatgatgaagatgatgatgttaTTGACGATAATGAGGACGAAGAGCTCACCTGTAGCAGTGTATCCGAAGGCAGCAACCAGGTGGTTCAGTACGAGTATCACATCCTCTACTCCTGCAGCTACCAGACCCCTGTACTCTACTTCAGAGCCTCCACACTCG aTGGTAGGAGTCTGTCTCTAGAGGAGGTGTGGAACGGAGTTCATCCCAATTACAGAATCAGACTCCAGAACAGCCCCTGGGATTCTATCACACAACAG GAACACCCATTGCTGGGCCAGCCTTTCTTTATGCTCCACCCCTGTAAGACAGAGGAGTTTATGCGGCCTGTGATGCAGGCAGCCCTGGAGGAACACAG GCAGGTGAACTATGTAGTGACATGGCTGAGTGTGGTGGGTCCAGTTGTGGGGCTGGACATTCCTCTCAGCTACTCCACACAGGTcctacctccctcacctctccagcCCGCCCAGGGAGCCAGGCAGACGTAG
- the atg10 gene encoding ubiquitin-like-conjugating enzyme ATG10 isoform X2: MSGCFLDEEKFHICCKDLLQHSDTVRDGWTWVQGQSTENGYLKKNTLGPGRVGCITDQDKEERGAGTAPSHLTATLTRQVPPDSEGQQMLTAKVTFDDDDDEDDDVIDDNEDEELTCSSVSEGSNQVVQYEYHILYSCSYQTPVLYFRASTLDGRSLSLEEVWNGVHPNYRIRLQNSPWDSITQQEHPLLGQPFFMLHPCKTEEFMRPVMQAALEEHRQVNYVVTWLSVVGPVVGLDIPLSYSTQVLPPSPLQPAQGARQT; this comes from the exons ATGAGCGGATGTTTTCTGGATGAGGAGAAGTTTCACATTTGCTGCAAGGACCTTCTACAGCATTCCGACACCGTCAGAGACGGTTGGACTTGGGTGCAGGGACAG AGCACGGAGAATGGCTACCTCAAGAAGAATACCCTGGGGCCTGGGAGAGTGGGCTGCATCACGGACCAGGataaggaagagaggggagcaggaacAGCCCCAAGCCATCTTACAGCCACGCTGACCAGGCAGGTTCCACCGGACTCTGAGGGACAGCAG ATGTTAACTGCTAAGGTGActtttgatgatgatgatgatgaagatgatgatgttaTTGACGATAATGAGGACGAAGAGCTCACCTGTAGCAGTGTATCCGAAGGCAGCAACCAGGTGGTTCAGTACGAGTATCACATCCTCTACTCCTGCAGCTACCAGACCCCTGTACTCTACTTCAGAGCCTCCACACTCG aTGGTAGGAGTCTGTCTCTAGAGGAGGTGTGGAACGGAGTTCATCCCAATTACAGAATCAGACTCCAGAACAGCCCCTGGGATTCTATCACACAACAG GAACACCCATTGCTGGGCCAGCCTTTCTTTATGCTCCACCCCTGTAAGACAGAGGAGTTTATGCGGCCTGTGATGCAGGCAGCCCTGGAGGAACACAG GCAGGTGAACTATGTAGTGACATGGCTGAGTGTGGTGGGTCCAGTTGTGGGGCTGGACATTCCTCTCAGCTACTCCACACAGGTcctacctccctcacctctccagcCCGCCCAGGGAGCCAGGCAGACGTAG